A genomic stretch from Sulfurovum riftiae includes:
- a CDS encoding PAS domain-containing protein, translated as MIRPDPIDQEFKFQDGLIVSSTDLKGIITYANRTFCKIAGYTKQELTGKNHNIVRHPDMPKAAFKELWDMIKAGKEWTGIVKNLRKDGLYYWVYSHITPIMNDNGEIVGYTAARRPATQAEIDEVIPVYKALVEEENK; from the coding sequence ATGATACGACCTGATCCTATAGATCAAGAGTTCAAGTTCCAAGATGGTTTGATCGTCAGTTCTACAGACCTCAAAGGTATCATCACCTATGCGAACCGTACCTTCTGCAAAATTGCAGGCTATACCAAACAGGAACTTACCGGGAAAAACCACAATATCGTTCGACACCCGGACATGCCAAAAGCTGCTTTCAAAGAGTTGTGGGACATGATAAAAGCAGGCAAAGAATGGACCGGGATCGTCAAGAATCTCAGAAAAGACGGTCTCTACTACTGGGTCTATTCCCACATCACACCTATCATGAATGATAACGGCGAGATCGTAGGCTATACTGCAGCAAGAAGACCCGCCACCCAAGCTGAAATAGACGAGGTCATTCCTGTCTATAAAGCACTGGTCGAAGAAGAAAACAAGTAA
- a CDS encoding Hpt domain-containing protein: MYYITNHNGQVIAASSDLLALLEVENIDALYKQIALDAIEFALEDDRITVKTPLDETHYSVEKETLSSILGEMTLVRLIAESQEESTLEEESILPLEKEKEEAPLPFDDEEALFDIKEEKKEEEEVGIAPEAEAEAEVETAKAEEDDLLNLILPSSAEETIGTIAQEKGAAKAPVYIDVEQISQSIGISPEDYNTFLTEYIDTALSLEEDLRSNDPGKRTAATHTLFHLSNVLRLPVITEIIEQLKYTEEEDIDSSIESFYDTLSRLTTTKPETAKGEETKLSVEREAGGAAENFESFGTIDLSDVKPIHFDFQVSEAAEELSLPAELIEEFIQDFIKQAHEETDKMLKAYEKGDLETIQKIGHLLKGTASNLRINPLSDTLYEIQFCDDPSKLEALIKEYWAHFISFETQFNLKSQH, translated from the coding sequence ATGTACTACATAACAAACCATAACGGTCAAGTCATCGCTGCAAGTTCCGATCTTCTGGCACTGCTGGAAGTGGAAAACATCGATGCTTTGTACAAACAGATAGCACTGGATGCCATTGAGTTCGCTTTGGAAGATGACAGAATTACCGTCAAAACCCCTCTGGACGAAACACACTACAGTGTCGAGAAGGAAACGCTTTCAAGCATCCTTGGAGAGATGACACTGGTACGGCTCATCGCAGAAAGCCAGGAGGAAAGCACCTTAGAGGAAGAATCCATTCTGCCGCTTGAGAAGGAGAAGGAAGAAGCTCCTTTACCTTTCGATGACGAAGAGGCACTGTTCGATATCAAAGAGGAAAAGAAAGAAGAGGAAGAGGTCGGCATTGCGCCTGAAGCAGAAGCAGAGGCAGAAGTAGAAACGGCAAAAGCCGAAGAAGATGATCTGCTGAACCTTATTCTGCCAAGCAGCGCGGAAGAGACCATCGGCACGATAGCGCAGGAAAAGGGTGCAGCCAAGGCACCGGTCTATATCGATGTGGAGCAGATCTCCCAAAGCATAGGGATCTCGCCTGAGGATTACAATACCTTCCTTACGGAATATATCGACACGGCCCTTTCGCTGGAAGAGGATCTCAGAAGCAATGATCCGGGCAAACGTACCGCTGCGACACATACGCTCTTCCATCTTTCCAATGTACTCCGTCTCCCTGTGATCACAGAGATCATCGAACAACTCAAATATACAGAGGAAGAGGACATTGACAGCTCCATAGAGAGCTTCTACGATACACTGAGCAGGCTGACCACCACCAAACCGGAAACGGCCAAAGGAGAAGAGACCAAACTCTCCGTTGAGAGGGAGGCCGGCGGAGCGGCTGAGAACTTTGAAAGTTTCGGTACGATCGATCTGTCCGATGTCAAACCGATCCACTTTGACTTTCAGGTATCAGAAGCGGCGGAAGAGCTCAGCCTTCCTGCAGAGCTGATCGAAGAGTTCATTCAGGACTTCATCAAGCAGGCACATGAAGAGACCGACAAGATGCTCAAAGCCTACGAGAAAGGTGACCTTGAAACGATCCAGAAGATCGGACACCTGTTGAAGGGTACGGCAAGCAATCTGCGTATCAATCCTCTTTCGGATACACTGTATGAGATCCAGTTCTGTGACGACCCCAGCAAGCTGGAAGCACTGATCAAAGAGTATTGGGCACACTTTATCTCTTTTGAGACCCAATTCAATCTAAAATCACAACACTAA
- the uvrC gene encoding excinuclease ABC subunit UvrC: protein MITTLRSLPDSPGVYQYFDERGKLLYVGKAKSLKHRVKSYWRFTPNLTVNPAQSPRIIKMLHEAVRLEYIVVESEDDALILENSLIKQLKPKYNILLRDDKTYPYIYIDESQPYPRFEITRKVVKGKNITYYGPFPSGGRALLDALYEVYPLVQKKSCLREGKACLFYQINKCLAPCEGKVSPEVYATIVEEAKQAITKRKILTDTLQEKMAALAMQERFEEAAGLRDSIQAISSLNITSNIDLAKEMDLDIFAIMNGDERGVVVKLFMRNGKIISSAYNYFRHTHIFDRNEAYTQALLEFYTIDTPNISKEILTAHSFEDASPVAQTLSKRFGKKIEIETPQRGAKAKLVKLALQNCEELLRTQKNDSIMEQKIADLMDLSAIPYRIETFDNSHMMGAAAVGGMVVWNEGKWDKSAYRRYELHARDEYGQMKEMLSRRIEDFKSHPAPDLWILDGGQANLNLALSLLKEAQINLDVIAIAKEKLDAKAHRAKGAAKDILYTPAGVIELKPSDKRLHWIQRQRDEAHRYAITYHQNKKRKEDTQVSLLNKKGIGKATVKKLIDYFGTFDAIHNASSEEIEKVTNKKISNIIKNNNEEL from the coding sequence CCGACTCCCCCGGAGTCTACCAGTATTTCGACGAAAGAGGAAAACTGCTCTATGTGGGTAAAGCCAAAAGCCTGAAACACCGGGTCAAAAGCTACTGGCGCTTCACACCGAACCTCACTGTCAATCCTGCACAAAGCCCCCGCATCATCAAAATGCTGCATGAAGCGGTACGGCTTGAATACATTGTGGTAGAGAGCGAAGATGATGCGCTTATTCTTGAGAACTCCCTCATCAAACAGCTCAAACCAAAATACAACATTCTCCTGCGTGACGACAAGACTTACCCCTATATCTATATCGACGAATCCCAGCCATATCCGCGCTTCGAGATCACCCGAAAGGTCGTCAAAGGAAAGAACATCACCTATTACGGCCCCTTCCCCAGCGGCGGAAGAGCCCTGCTGGATGCACTCTACGAGGTCTATCCGCTCGTACAGAAGAAATCCTGCCTGAGAGAAGGCAAAGCCTGTCTCTTCTACCAGATCAACAAATGCCTGGCCCCCTGTGAAGGCAAAGTGTCTCCCGAAGTCTATGCAACGATCGTCGAAGAGGCAAAACAGGCCATTACCAAACGTAAAATACTCACCGATACCCTTCAGGAGAAGATGGCTGCCCTTGCGATGCAGGAGCGTTTTGAGGAAGCTGCCGGCCTGCGGGACAGCATTCAGGCGATCTCGTCTCTGAATATCACTTCCAATATCGACCTGGCCAAAGAGATGGATCTGGATATCTTTGCCATCATGAACGGTGACGAAAGAGGCGTGGTCGTCAAACTCTTCATGCGCAATGGCAAGATCATCTCCTCTGCCTACAACTACTTCCGGCATACCCATATCTTCGACCGCAATGAAGCCTACACGCAGGCACTACTGGAATTCTACACCATCGACACGCCCAACATCAGCAAAGAGATACTCACGGCACACAGCTTTGAAGATGCCTCCCCGGTGGCGCAGACGCTCAGCAAACGGTTCGGGAAAAAGATCGAGATCGAGACACCCCAGAGAGGTGCCAAGGCAAAACTTGTCAAGCTGGCCCTGCAGAACTGTGAAGAACTGCTTCGAACGCAGAAGAATGACAGCATCATGGAACAGAAGATCGCCGACCTGATGGATCTTTCCGCCATTCCCTACCGCATAGAGACCTTCGACAATTCCCATATGATGGGTGCAGCCGCAGTGGGGGGCATGGTGGTCTGGAACGAAGGCAAATGGGACAAAAGCGCCTACAGACGCTATGAACTCCATGCACGTGATGAATATGGGCAGATGAAAGAGATGCTCTCCAGACGTATTGAAGACTTCAAATCCCACCCTGCACCGGACCTCTGGATACTCGACGGAGGCCAGGCCAATCTCAACCTGGCACTCTCTCTGCTCAAAGAAGCCCAGATCAATCTCGATGTCATCGCTATTGCCAAAGAGAAGCTCGATGCCAAAGCACACCGTGCCAAAGGAGCGGCTAAAGACATACTTTATACTCCTGCAGGTGTCATCGAGCTCAAACCCTCTGACAAACGCCTGCACTGGATACAGAGACAACGCGATGAAGCACACCGCTATGCCATCACCTACCACCAGAACAAAAAGCGTAAAGAGGATACCCAGGTCTCACTGCTCAACAAAAAAGGTATCGGCAAGGCTACGGTCAAAAAACTCATAGACTACTTCGGAACCTTCGATGCCATCCATAATGCTTCTTCCGAAGAGATAGAGAAAGTTACAAATAAAAAAATTTCCAATATTATCAAAAATAATAATGAGGAATTGTAG